The genomic region AAATATCGGCAAGGCTGCCGGCGCAGGCATTGAAAAGCATTTGCATTTTCATATTATTCCAAGGTGGGAAGGAGACGTCAGTTTTTATTCCGCGTGCTCCGATCTAAGAGTCGTCTCTGAACTTCTCGATGATACATATGCAAAATTAATTGACTATTTTAAAAAGATGGAAATTTAATTTATATGATAAAAATTATTAATTTTATATTATTAGTTATATTTGTAATATTTGTTCTTGTTTTTACTATATATAATCATGCTCTTGTCAGGGTCACGCTATTTAATTACGAATCTATTAAGATGCCGCTGTCTGTTGTCGTATTTGCTTCGATTATACTCGGAATAGCTATAGCCTTGGTTTACCATTTCTTTATTTTATTTAAAATAAAGAAAGAAAATAAAAAAGAGGCAGATAAAAATAAAAGTCAAAAACCAAAAATAGATTAGTAGATTAATTAATAGATTAATAGATTAATAGATTAATTAACAGAACAATATGCATAGGACATAATTTGCTTTGCTAACTTCCTCTATTGTCAAATCTAAGATTTCATCCGAGTTCAAATTTTTAAAACAAGACCTGCTCGATTTATCGTCATTCGATATTGCCGCAAAAATTTCCGCAGTTATAGATAATATAATAATAGATGCGTTTAATGAAAATATTTTTTCAGACGATGTATGCATAATTGCGGCAGGAAGCTATTCAAACAACGAACTATGCCCTTTTTCCGATATAGATTTAATGATTCTTATAGAAAATGAGGCTGACCATGAAATTCTGACAAAAAAATTAAAAAATTTTTTCTATCTGTTCTGGGATGCTGCGGTGGATCTTTCTCAAAGCGTGAGGACGGTAAAAGAAGCTGTTGATTTAATGGAGACAGATTTAAATACCTATACTTCTTTTATAAATGCCAGATACATTACCGGCAATATCAAACTGTATAATGATTTTAAATTTAAATTCAAAAAAATTAAAGCAAAAGATATTTTTTTAACTGAAATAATGAAGAGTCTCAGAAAAAAAAGACTTATTAACGTGCTGGTAGATAACGATATTTTTCTTTTAGAACCTGACGTAAAAGACGGCATAGGCGGTTTGAGGGATTATTCATGGTGCGAATGGATTTATTACATTTTAGATAAACCTGTTGAATCACTAAAATTCCTGCATTATCATAATATCTACAGCAGTATTCTTAACAACGAAAATTTATACGGCGATGCAGATTTAAACTTTAAAGATATAAAATATTTTATAAAATCTAAGGAGTTTATTTTAAAAACTAGAATAATGATGCATTTGTTATCAGGTAAAAAAATTGACCGATTAACTTTTGATATACAGGAAAAGGTTGCATCTGCTTTTTTTTACAGAGATATTAAATTTTTAAATAAGATAGAATTATTTATGCATGATTATTATTTAAATTCTAAAAATTTGCATATAAATTCAAAAATTATTCTAAATAAATTGATAAAAAAACCATTGTTATTAAATTACAGATTAGATATTACTAATGATAAAAGCGGCAGCAGTAAGAATATAATAATAAAAAAAATAAATAACGGATTAAGCGTTGTTAACGCACAAGATAATATAATAATACAAAATGGATATATATATATCAAAAATAAAGAAAAGTTTTTGTCTGTTCCGGAAAACTCTTTTCTGCTGCTTGAAATATTTTTAAAAACCGGACGCAGACTTGATATGGAATCTGTTAATCTCTTAAAAAAAGCTTATTTTTTACATAAAAATAATATAGTCAATAATAAAACTGCAATAGTTTTTTTCACTGAATTATTAAAAAGCAAAAAAAGAGTGTACGAAACTCTTTTACTGATGCACGAAACTAATCTGCTAAGCGCATTATTACCGGAGTTTGAAAAGATTAATTCCCTCTCAACCAATGATGTATATCATATTTACACTGTTGATGCCCACTCTCTTAACGGCATTCATATTCTGGAAGAATTTGTAAATTTTAAGATGCATAAAGATTTAAAAAATATAGTTTCCGATATTAATGAAGAAGATATGCTGATATTAAATTTATCTATGCTGCTGCATGATATAGGCAAAGGATACGCTCCGCATCATGAAAAGATAGGTTCTAAAATTGCGGTAAAAATCTCAAAAAGACTCGGTATTAAAGAAAAGTCTTATGAAATGATGTATTTTCTTATTTTAAACCATTTTTTAATGCCTCTCACATCAGAAAGAAGGGATTTGCATGACCCGATAACTATCAAAATGATTGCAGATGTTTGCAAAGATATAAAGCATTTAAAATTTTTATTCGTTATAAGCCTGTGCGATTCTATGGCAGTTGCGCCAGGGAGGTTTAATTCATGGAGAAAAATGCTCCTTGTGGAATTGTACAATAAAACATATTCTTATATCGAAGACAGTATGAATTATTATAATCACAATCAGGATTTTTCATTTTACGTAGATGAAATCTATAACGATACGGTTTCAGAGATAAACAAAAATCAAGCGGTTAATTTCGATATTAAATCGTTAAACGGCGAAAATAGTTTTAATCCTGAAAAAGTAAAGGAATACATAAAGAATTATTTAAATTCTTTTTATTATCCGGTAAAATATATTCAGAGAAATTCTTCGAAAAAAATTGTATCGCATATTAAACTATTGTCTGGAATTAATGATGAACGTATATTTGATTATGCGGTGTCGCCTAACAAAGAAGCAAATTATTTTGAATTTACTATTTGCGGCAGGGAACGAAAAAATATTTTTTCCGATATAACCGGAACATTATCATATTATGATTTTAATATTATGAGCGCCGATATCAATACAAGAAAAGACGGAAATTTTATAGATACATTTTTTATTAACCATATATATAAAGATATTAATTCTGATATAGAATGGGACAGAATAGCAAACGTTATCGGTCAAATTTTCAATGGCGCTCTAACATCAATGTCTATATCAGATATGTTTAATAAAAAGATTGAGAGTTATAAAATTTATAAAAAATCCACGCCCCATGTTTCTTCTGCATGCGATTTTTACAATAATTTAAGCGAAGAATTCACTGTTATTGAGATTACGGCATTAGACAGGAAAGGTCTGCTCTATGATATTTCAAAAGTTTTTAATGATTTCAGGATTGATATATTTGAATCGAAGATAACGACTATGGGCAACAAAGCCTTAGATACTTTTTATGTAAAAGATGAAAAAGGCAGGAAGATTAAAAGTATTTTAAAAATTAAAAAAATAAAATCTACTTTTATTAATGTATTATAATATATAATTGCGATATTACTGCGATATACCTTAATCCCGCAATAGAAAGTTATCTACTCGGAAAAGGTGTCAGACACCTTTTAATTATACATATTTATATTTTTTTTGTTCTAATATAAAATAAAGAAAAGGTATAGTATAAGAGGTTTTATCATATCAACATGGCTGAAAATACAGAAGTAATACAGCAGGAAGTATCACAAAAAGAAGGGTTGGGCAAAATAAAAATGCAAGAGGCAGAAGCGTTAATTGACAAATATATAACATATTTGAAGATTGAAAAAGGTTACAGTCAGAATACTTTTTCTGCGTATTATAAAGATTTAAATTTTTTTCTTAATTATTTGCATAAACAGAATGAAGATTTTTTATCAGTAGCGCCTTTATCGGTTCAGAATTTCCTTTCTTCTCTATCCGCCTTAAATCTATCCGCTAAAAC from Candidatus Acididesulfobacter guangdongensis harbors:
- a CDS encoding LapA family protein, producing MIKIINFILLVIFVIFVLVFTIYNHALVRVTLFNYESIKMPLSVVVFASIILGIAIALVYHFFILFKIKKENKKEADKNKSQKPKID
- a CDS encoding HD domain-containing protein; protein product: MLTSSIVKSKISSEFKFLKQDLLDLSSFDIAAKISAVIDNIIIDAFNENIFSDDVCIIAAGSYSNNELCPFSDIDLMILIENEADHEILTKKLKNFFYLFWDAAVDLSQSVRTVKEAVDLMETDLNTYTSFINARYITGNIKLYNDFKFKFKKIKAKDIFLTEIMKSLRKKRLINVLVDNDIFLLEPDVKDGIGGLRDYSWCEWIYYILDKPVESLKFLHYHNIYSSILNNENLYGDADLNFKDIKYFIKSKEFILKTRIMMHLLSGKKIDRLTFDIQEKVASAFFYRDIKFLNKIELFMHDYYLNSKNLHINSKIILNKLIKKPLLLNYRLDITNDKSGSSKNIIIKKINNGLSVVNAQDNIIIQNGYIYIKNKEKFLSVPENSFLLLEIFLKTGRRLDMESVNLLKKAYFLHKNNIVNNKTAIVFFTELLKSKKRVYETLLLMHETNLLSALLPEFEKINSLSTNDVYHIYTVDAHSLNGIHILEEFVNFKMHKDLKNIVSDINEEDMLILNLSMLLHDIGKGYAPHHEKIGSKIAVKISKRLGIKEKSYEMMYFLILNHFLMPLTSERRDLHDPITIKMIADVCKDIKHLKFLFVISLCDSMAVAPGRFNSWRKMLLVELYNKTYSYIEDSMNYYNHNQDFSFYVDEIYNDTVSEINKNQAVNFDIKSLNGENSFNPEKVKEYIKNYLNSFYYPVKYIQRNSSKKIVSHIKLLSGINDERIFDYAVSPNKEANYFEFTICGRERKNIFSDITGTLSYYDFNIMSADINTRKDGNFIDTFFINHIYKDINSDIEWDRIANVIGQIFNGALTSMSISDMFNKKIESYKIYKKSTPHVSSACDFYNNLSEEFTVIEITALDRKGLLYDISKVFNDFRIDIFESKITTMGNKALDTFYVKDEKGRKIKSILKIKKIKSTFINVL